The following coding sequences lie in one Halorussus halophilus genomic window:
- a CDS encoding NUDIX hydrolase — protein MTGEDHVASKLAEFRDRYDEFEVTTREGSIPTEEFETRTEKVRARSPFNARVLVERDGEVLLVRDHDWPGFWVEPGGTVESGEAIEQATRREITEETGIECRLTDLRGVVHFVGHDEADETKEVHLLQAFYWAEHERGDLDVQEEEIVEGRWWQTLPEEFHSNLGVPDGRFEVS, from the coding sequence ATGACCGGCGAGGACCATGTCGCCTCGAAACTTGCTGAGTTTCGAGACCGCTACGACGAGTTCGAAGTGACCACTCGCGAGGGGTCGATTCCGACCGAAGAGTTCGAAACAAGGACCGAGAAGGTGCGCGCTCGGAGTCCGTTCAACGCCCGCGTCTTGGTCGAACGAGACGGTGAGGTACTGCTCGTTCGGGACCACGACTGGCCGGGTTTTTGGGTAGAACCGGGCGGAACCGTCGAGTCCGGCGAGGCCATCGAGCAAGCCACTCGCAGAGAGATCACCGAGGAGACCGGCATCGAGTGCCGACTGACCGACCTTCGGGGGGTCGTCCACTTCGTCGGCCACGACGAAGCCGACGAGACGAAGGAGGTCCACCTGTTGCAAGCGTTCTACTGGGCAGAACACGAGAGGGGAGATCTCGACGTGCAGGAGGAAGAAATCGTGGAGGGACGATGGTGGCAGACACTTCCCGAGGAGTTTCACTCGAATCTAGGCGTGCCGGACGGGAGGTTCGAAGTTAGTTGA
- a CDS encoding cytochrome C oxidase subunit IV family protein has translation MSKLKLYTAIYVVLFVFATAQFFVEQAGMAYWLAFAVIMVLSAVKALLVAGYYQHLVWEPRSISFVMGVGLLAALALTLAAAYSIL, from the coding sequence ATGTCAAAATTGAAACTGTACACTGCGATTTACGTCGTGCTGTTCGTGTTCGCAACCGCCCAGTTCTTCGTCGAACAGGCGGGGATGGCCTACTGGCTCGCCTTCGCCGTCATCATGGTGCTGTCGGCGGTGAAAGCGTTGTTGGTGGCGGGCTACTACCAGCACCTCGTCTGGGAACCGCGCTCGATCTCGTTCGTGATGGGCGTCGGACTGTTGGCGGCGTTGGCGCTGACGCTGGCGGCGGCGTACTCGATACTGTAG
- a CDS encoding cbb3-type cytochrome c oxidase subunit I produces the protein MTDGGTTDGSVPATGHGHDSGHGSEDDHGLPATTDIRRWLVTTNHKDVGILYTVTALFFLVFGGVLALLLRVQLWTPGATFLPALSYNQAVSAHGLIMVFWFLSPFAFGFANYVVPLQIGAKDLAFPRLNALSYWLYLFSGILLGVSFFQGGTFEGGWTMYAPLNLPVYTPNIGASTAVLALMLFTASVTIGSVNFLTTIHRMRAEGLTLRRMPLFTWTILLTVWMMLFAFAALLAALLILTSDRLLGTQYFAATGHAGSLLWAHLFWFFGHPEVYIVFFPALGVMAETFQTFTGQRLVGRKWFIAAMVLVALQSFFVWMHHMFLTAINLQIKTLFMATTIGISLPFDLMVFSLIYTTIKGRVRFTTPFLFSFGALILFILGGITGVFLGAVVLDYEFRGTYWVVAHFHYVMVGGVTALVGGLYYWYPKITGKMYDEYLGKLHFAAYFVGFNLLYFPMFLAWETPRRDFSYAEAFIPFHQLSTIGGFILGLSFLIMFYNLSKSLVAGEEVGDNPWKFSTTTEWAVPSPPPLENFPGRPTFSKGMLEFKTRASGASELAEGRESVADGGEGVADGGEEMADGGTVTASHDHDDDHVSHASIWPFVIGVGSFFVFLGLSGIQEGGFVPGLEGGFYLGSALVGGVVGGGGLVAMAHEEFYGPTGPFGESWPFSGVENTKLGMWIFLASDVVLFGAFIGSYAFIRVAEGWTNWHHLIPAAHVPLPGLINTYILLTSSFSVVLALVACERNSRWGLIASLVTTFVLGVAFLVNKGLEWLHLFHVNSEAFPQGWDFTTNVASSTFYLTTGLHGLHVTAGLLVTLYLIWRAWNGAYLDDDRPVEYFGLYWHFVDIVWLFLFPLFYIL, from the coding sequence ATGACAGACGGCGGCACGACCGACGGCAGCGTGCCAGCGACCGGGCACGGACACGACAGTGGTCACGGCTCCGAAGACGACCACGGACTGCCCGCGACGACCGACATCAGACGCTGGTTGGTCACGACCAACCACAAGGACGTCGGGATTCTGTACACGGTGACGGCGCTGTTCTTCCTCGTGTTTGGAGGCGTGCTGGCGCTCCTGCTCCGAGTGCAACTGTGGACGCCGGGCGCGACGTTCCTGCCCGCGCTGTCGTACAATCAGGCCGTCTCCGCACACGGTCTCATCATGGTGTTCTGGTTCCTCTCGCCGTTCGCGTTCGGGTTCGCCAACTACGTCGTGCCACTGCAAATCGGAGCGAAAGACCTGGCGTTCCCGCGACTGAACGCGCTGTCGTACTGGCTGTACCTCTTCTCCGGAATCCTGCTCGGCGTCTCGTTCTTCCAAGGCGGCACCTTCGAAGGCGGCTGGACGATGTACGCGCCGCTGAACCTGCCGGTCTACACGCCGAACATCGGCGCGAGTACGGCGGTGTTGGCACTGATGCTGTTCACCGCGTCGGTCACCATCGGTTCGGTGAACTTCCTCACGACGATTCACCGAATGCGCGCGGAGGGGCTTACCCTCCGACGGATGCCGCTGTTCACGTGGACCATCCTCTTGACGGTCTGGATGATGCTCTTTGCCTTCGCCGCACTGCTCGCCGCACTGCTGATCCTGACCTCCGACCGCCTGCTCGGCACCCAGTACTTCGCGGCGACGGGTCACGCGGGGTCGCTACTGTGGGCGCACCTATTCTGGTTCTTCGGCCACCCCGAGGTGTACATCGTCTTCTTCCCCGCACTCGGCGTGATGGCCGAGACGTTCCAGACCTTCACCGGTCAGCGACTCGTCGGTCGAAAGTGGTTCATCGCGGCGATGGTCCTCGTGGCGCTTCAGAGCTTCTTCGTCTGGATGCACCACATGTTCCTGACCGCCATCAACCTCCAAATCAAGACGCTGTTCATGGCGACGACCATCGGCATCTCGTTGCCCTTCGACCTGATGGTGTTCTCGCTCATCTACACCACGATAAAGGGCCGCGTGCGGTTCACGACGCCGTTCCTGTTCTCGTTCGGCGCGCTGATTCTGTTCATTCTCGGCGGCATCACGGGCGTCTTCTTGGGCGCTGTCGTCCTCGACTACGAGTTCCGTGGCACCTACTGGGTGGTCGCGCACTTCCACTACGTGATGGTCGGCGGCGTGACGGCTTTGGTTGGGGGCCTCTACTATTGGTATCCGAAGATTACGGGTAAGATGTACGACGAGTATCTCGGGAAACTCCACTTCGCCGCGTACTTCGTCGGATTCAACCTGCTGTACTTCCCGATGTTCCTCGCGTGGGAGACGCCGCGCCGCGACTTCAGCTACGCCGAGGCGTTCATTCCGTTCCACCAACTCTCGACCATCGGCGGCTTCATTCTGGGCCTCTCGTTCCTCATCATGTTCTACAACCTCTCGAAGAGCCTCGTCGCTGGCGAGGAAGTCGGCGACAACCCGTGGAAGTTCTCGACCACGACGGAGTGGGCCGTCCCGTCGCCACCGCCGCTGGAGAACTTCCCCGGCAGGCCGACGTTCAGCAAGGGAATGTTGGAGTTCAAGACGAGAGCGAGCGGAGCGAGCGAACTTGCGGAAGGTAGAGAGAGCGTGGCCGACGGCGGGGAAGGCGTGGCGGATGGAGGCGAAGAGATGGCAGACGGCGGAACCGTCACAGCCAGCCATGACCACGACGACGACCACGTCAGCCACGCCAGCATCTGGCCGTTCGTAATCGGTGTCGGGTCGTTCTTCGTGTTCCTCGGTCTCTCCGGGATACAAGAGGGTGGCTTCGTCCCCGGACTGGAAGGCGGGTTCTACCTCGGTTCCGCGCTCGTCGGCGGCGTCGTCGGCGGTGGCGGACTCGTGGCGATGGCCCACGAGGAGTTCTACGGCCCGACGGGACCGTTCGGCGAGAGTTGGCCGTTCTCCGGCGTCGAGAACACGAAGCTCGGCATGTGGATATTCCTCGCCTCCGACGTGGTGTTGTTCGGTGCGTTCATCGGTTCGTACGCCTTCATCCGAGTCGCGGAGGGCTGGACCAACTGGCACCACCTGATTCCGGCGGCACACGTCCCACTGCCGGGACTCATCAACACCTACATCCTCCTGACGAGCAGTTTCAGCGTCGTCCTCGCGCTGGTGGCCTGCGAGCGCAACAGCAGGTGGGGATTGATAGCCTCGCTGGTCACGACGTTCGTCCTCGGCGTCGCGTTCCTCGTCAACAAGGGCTTGGAGTGGCTGCACCTCTTCCACGTCAACAGCGAGGCGTTCCCGCAGGGCTGGGACTTCACCACGAACGTCGCGTCCTCGACGTTCTACCTGACAACCGGCTTGCACGGCCTGCACGTGACGGCGGGGCTACTCGTCACGCTGTATCTCATCTGGCGCGCGTGGAACGGCGCGTATCTGGACGACGACAGACCGGTGGAGTACTTCGGCCTCTACTGGCACTTCGTGGACATCGTCTGGCTGTTCCTCTTCCCGCTGTTCTACATCCTGTAG